The Lycium barbarum isolate Lr01 chromosome 10, ASM1917538v2, whole genome shotgun sequence genome includes a region encoding these proteins:
- the LOC132613737 gene encoding SNF1-related protein kinase regulatory subunit beta-2-like, giving the protein MGNVNGREEIGDNSESGVDGGVHQETMDGEFMGQSPPSSPTASQSPLMFRPQMPVVPLQRPEELHIANPSWMQTTSGYEDLNDEQGVPTLISWTYDGKEVAVEGSWDNWKSRNPLQRSGKDFTILKVLSSGVYQYRFIVDGQWRCSPDLPCIQDEVGNTYNILDVKDYVPEDIESISGFEPPQSPDCSYSNLQLGAEDYAKEPPFVPPHLQMTLLNVPATHMEIPPPLSRPQHVVLNHLYMQKGKSTPSVVALGSTNRFLSKYVTVVLYKSIQR; this is encoded by the exons ATGGGGAATGTTAATGGAAGAGAAGAAATTGGTGACAATAGTGAATCTGGTGTTGATGGTGGGGTCCACCAAGAAACTATGGATGGTGAATTTATGGGTCAATCTCCACCTTCAAGTCCTACAGCTTCTCAATCACCATTGATGTTTAGACCTCAG ATGCCAGTGGTCCCTTTACAAAGACCCGAGGAGCTGCATATCGCAAACCCTTCATGGATGCAAACCACCTCAGGATACGAAGACTTGAATGATGAGCAAGGAGTTCCCACATTGATATCATGGACCTATGATGGCAAAGAAGTTGCCGTGGAGGGATCATGGGATAATTGGAAATCAAG GAACCCTTTGCAAAGATCTGGGAAAGATTTCACCATTTTGAAGGTCCTTTCTTCTGGAGTTTACCAGTATAGGTTTATAGTTGATGGACAATGGAGGTGTTCCCCTGATTTGCCATGCATCCAGGATGAAGTAGGAAATACTTACAACATTTTGGATGTGAAG GATTATGTGCCAGAAGATATCGAAAGCATTTCTGGTTTTGAACCTCCTCAGTCCCCAGATTGCAGTTACAGTAACTTGCAACTTGGAGCAGAGGACTACGCCAAGGAGCCACCTTTTGTTCCGCCTCATCTACAGATGACTTTGCTTAACGTTCCAGCAACTCACATGGAAATTCCACCTCCTTTGTCGAGACCTCAGCATGTGGTACTTAACCACCTCTACATGCAGAAGGGAAAGAGTACCCCGTCTGTGGTAGCACTCGGTTCAACTAATCGATTCCTCTCCAAATATGTGACGGTCGTACTTTACAAGTCCATACAGAGGTGA